One window of Mesoplasma syrphidae genomic DNA carries:
- the polA gene encoding DNA polymerase I, with protein sequence MANKKILLVDGNSLIFRAYFAGAYRGTILTTSTGIPTNAVFSFANMITSLLSNREYYDVKVAFDKGKKTFRHEMLKDYKAGRSQTPDELVQQFPIVREFLDAANISWYELDNIEADDIIGSLTKTIENEIEDCDVEILTSDKDMFQLISDKTVVLIPVSGTSDLKTFGKAELFEKWACTPEQVVDLKGLMGDASDNLKGVAGIGEKTAIKLLTEYGSIEKIYKNLDSIKGAVKIKLEADKDSAFLCKKIATIATNTHVDNLEFRKLNLSINSLVEFLRKYEMFSVTKRLSNRAEQINNEEKHEYQILSSWSNEYACEENSIYVESLEENYHRGQIIGIAISNQKGNFFINFSNIARQLSIFDHNEPEKNFDVALDTFLKNLSYKKSTYDIKRTVTLLKMAGYNVSYDAFDYDMMVASYALNANVKSLFVDHLRLVSPELNITEDEYIYGKGAKRTGEIDLDSKAMFITKKALYIKMTKPDVYEKLKETNQIDLYEKIDLPFVKVLYTTEQNGILIDRQELKAQTLNILNKVNELELHMRDILGDQINDSFNFASPKQIQELLFEKLGLPNLAKGSTGKETLEKLRTEHAVVNLLLEHRKYSKLYSTYLRGFEKFIFDDGKVHTIFNQTLTNTGRLSSSEPNIQNISIHDPAQKEVRKIFVTEDDTLFYSFDYSQIELRVLAQMGNEKTLIDIFNNQRDVHSEAARMIYKLKDNEKVSPEMRRVAKVFNFGIIYGLSDFGLSNDLNISIPEAKNFITAYYEAFPEIATFKSKEIEFAKANGFALTLANRKRKIDELKSTNYQLRQFGERVAVNMPIQGTAADILKVAMINIYNELNKAQLSSKIVAQIHDEIIFEIKNNESQKAVEIIISEMEIAMQKMFEILNLNNEIKVSLSVTQASGENWFKLK encoded by the coding sequence ATGGCAAATAAAAAGATATTATTAGTAGATGGAAATTCCTTAATCTTTCGAGCTTATTTTGCAGGTGCATATCGTGGAACGATATTGACAACATCAACAGGAATCCCAACAAATGCAGTCTTTTCATTTGCTAATATGATTACAAGCTTATTATCTAATCGCGAATATTATGATGTTAAGGTTGCTTTTGACAAAGGCAAAAAGACTTTCAGACATGAAATGTTAAAAGATTATAAAGCTGGAAGGTCACAAACTCCAGATGAACTTGTGCAACAATTTCCAATTGTTCGTGAATTTTTGGATGCTGCAAATATCTCATGATATGAATTAGACAATATCGAAGCAGATGATATTATTGGTTCGCTAACAAAAACAATTGAAAATGAGATTGAAGATTGTGATGTTGAAATTTTGACAAGTGATAAAGACATGTTTCAGCTTATATCAGATAAGACAGTTGTTCTAATTCCAGTATCAGGAACCAGTGATTTAAAAACATTCGGGAAAGCGGAATTGTTTGAAAAATGGGCTTGCACTCCAGAACAAGTTGTTGATTTAAAAGGTTTAATGGGAGATGCATCTGATAACTTAAAGGGAGTTGCCGGAATTGGAGAAAAAACAGCAATTAAATTATTAACTGAGTATGGTTCAATCGAAAAGATATATAAAAATTTAGATAGTATTAAAGGGGCAGTTAAAATTAAACTAGAAGCTGACAAGGACTCGGCGTTTTTATGTAAAAAAATTGCGACGATTGCCACTAATACACATGTTGATAATTTAGAATTTCGAAAACTTAATTTGTCAATTAACTCGTTAGTAGAATTTTTGCGAAAATACGAAATGTTTTCAGTTACAAAACGCTTGAGCAATCGAGCAGAGCAAATTAATAATGAAGAAAAGCATGAGTATCAAATTTTGAGTTCTTGAAGCAATGAGTATGCCTGTGAGGAAAATTCAATTTATGTTGAATCACTAGAAGAAAACTATCATCGTGGCCAAATTATTGGTATTGCCATTAGCAACCAAAAAGGAAACTTTTTTATCAATTTTAGTAATATTGCTAGGCAATTGAGTATTTTTGATCACAATGAACCTGAGAAAAACTTTGATGTCGCATTAGATACTTTTTTGAAAAATCTTTCTTACAAAAAATCAACATATGACATTAAGCGTACTGTGACTTTACTAAAAATGGCGGGTTATAATGTTTCTTATGATGCTTTTGATTATGATATGATGGTTGCTAGCTATGCACTAAATGCGAATGTTAAGTCCTTATTTGTTGATCATTTGAGATTGGTTTCTCCAGAATTAAATATTACTGAAGACGAATATATCTATGGTAAAGGAGCTAAGCGTACTGGCGAAATTGATTTAGATTCTAAGGCAATGTTCATTACTAAAAAGGCTTTATACATAAAAATGACTAAACCTGATGTCTATGAAAAACTGAAAGAAACTAATCAAATTGATCTTTATGAAAAGATAGATTTACCTTTTGTCAAAGTATTGTATACAACTGAACAAAATGGAATTTTAATTGACAGACAGGAATTAAAAGCACAAACTTTAAATATTTTAAACAAAGTTAATGAGTTGGAGTTGCATATGCGCGACATTCTGGGTGACCAAATAAATGACAGTTTTAACTTTGCATCACCCAAGCAAATTCAAGAACTTTTATTTGAAAAATTAGGACTACCCAATCTTGCAAAAGGAAGTACCGGAAAGGAAACTTTAGAAAAGCTTCGTACTGAACATGCAGTTGTTAATTTGTTGCTAGAGCATCGTAAATATTCAAAACTATATTCGACATATTTGCGTGGATTTGAAAAATTTATTTTTGATGATGGTAAGGTTCACACGATTTTTAATCAAACATTGACAAATACAGGAAGATTAAGCAGTTCAGAACCAAATATTCAAAATATTTCGATACATGACCCAGCTCAAAAAGAGGTTCGCAAAATTTTTGTAACTGAAGATGACACTTTGTTTTATAGTTTTGATTATTCACAAATAGAATTGCGTGTTCTTGCTCAAATGGGAAATGAAAAAACTTTAATTGATATTTTCAATAATCAGCGAGATGTTCACTCTGAAGCTGCCAGAATGATTTATAAATTAAAAGATAATGAAAAAGTTAGTCCAGAAATGCGTCGAGTAGCGAAGGTCTTTAATTTTGGAATTATTTATGGATTAAGTGATTTCGGTTTATCAAATGATTTAAATATTTCAATTCCAGAAGCCAAAAATTTCATTACTGCTTATTACGAAGCATTTCCAGAAATTGCAACTTTCAAGTCAAAAGAAATTGAGTTTGCAAAGGCAAATGGTTTTGCTTTAACATTAGCTAATCGTAAACGTAAGATTGATGAATTAAAATCAACGAATTATCAGTTGCGTCAGTTTGGAGAAAGAGTCGCAGTTAATATGCCAATTCAGGGTACGGCAGCAGACATTTTGAAAGTAGCAATGATTAATATTTATAACGAGCTAAACAAGGCACAATTATCAAGCAAAATTGTAGCTCAAATTCATGATGAAATTATTTTTGAAATAAAAAATAATGAGTCACAAAAAGCTGTGGAAATCATTATTTCAGAAATGGAAATTGCGATGCAAAAAATGTTTGAAATATTAAATTTGAACAACGAAATCAAGGTTAGTTTAAGCGTTACTCAAGCATCAGGTGAAAACTGATTTAAACTTAAATAG
- the mutM gene encoding DNA-formamidopyrimidine glycosylase: MPELPEVTTVAKILNREIKNLTITDSMIFYTKLLKNVDITTFKAAVKNQKIVEVTNYAKYIAIKLEDWVLISHLRMEGKWMIEEANSYSYDQKHLEAQLALSNGKFARYYDTRKFGTLELYSVDTYKNSPSLVKLGPIPGQLGATSEYLYSKTKRSRKAIKTLLLDQTVVAGLGNIYVNEVLFATKMSPEEPANNLTLQDCKNLMKASKEILSKAIELGGTTIHTFKSSVEVEGNYQEHLKVHLRAGHPCFNCGFKIAKNFVNGRGTYYCPKCQILKK, translated from the coding sequence ATGCCAGAATTACCAGAAGTCACAACAGTTGCCAAAATTTTAAATCGCGAAATTAAAAATCTTACAATTACCGATAGTATGATTTTTTATACTAAGTTATTAAAAAATGTTGATATAACTACATTTAAGGCAGCTGTCAAAAATCAAAAAATTGTAGAAGTTACTAATTATGCTAAGTATATTGCTATTAAATTAGAGGATTGGGTTTTAATTTCTCACTTGCGCATGGAAGGAAAATGAATGATTGAAGAAGCTAATTCATATAGCTATGATCAAAAACATTTGGAAGCTCAATTAGCTTTAAGTAATGGAAAATTTGCGCGCTACTACGATACGCGAAAATTTGGAACATTAGAACTATACTCCGTAGATACTTACAAAAATAGCCCTTCTTTAGTCAAATTGGGGCCTATTCCGGGTCAACTTGGGGCTACTTCAGAATATTTATACTCGAAGACAAAGCGCAGTCGCAAAGCAATAAAAACACTTTTATTAGATCAGACAGTTGTTGCCGGTTTAGGGAACATTTATGTAAATGAGGTTTTATTTGCAACAAAAATGTCTCCTGAGGAGCCAGCTAACAATTTGACTCTACAAGATTGTAAAAATTTAATGAAGGCCTCGAAAGAAATTTTGTCAAAAGCTATTGAACTTGGTGGAACAACAATTCATACCTTTAAATCTAGTGTTGAGGTTGAAGGAAATTATCAAGAACATTTGAAAGTTCATCTTCGTGCTGGTCATCCATGTTTCAACTGTGGGTTTAAAATTGCTAAAAATTTTGTTAATGGCAGAGGAACTTATTATTGCCCCAAATGTCAAATTTTAAAAAAATAA
- a CDS encoding DnaD domain protein, with translation MIFVDKKYTINITERIDEFDRTILLNLYQPIIGSSATGLYLTLIQEFELLQKINSMPFTIERLFNLTSTTEKQFERNLKKLEALKLVKTLIAKTTGNCKFNILAPLSPKDFFANEVFNKTLNKKLGEENYEAAKFIFKERSSKRNDEEFEEVSVDFADIFEDEFNTIANTIANTTLFTSPISKSKNVKLCKKLLNLDKVAELIYQENIVMDFEDEYISNLLSTALAIRSFNETEIAEMIIASYSFENREINEKIFEIEVLKALKASKNLRNITLGLSSAEIKKAEEMSFYDCETYYEMLTNSLPNSIIKNGIRDIISKYKSTRGVVNCLMEFSFLKNEGKVIVNYISKIAETLYQENLNTAHQVMAFLKGANKGAKRTKKSEIVVKSTSFQSSKVTDMEFETFDFKQYENDELTDNDILVIANNM, from the coding sequence ATGATTTTTGTAGATAAAAAATATACGATCAATATTACCGAGCGAATTGATGAGTTTGACCGCACAATTCTTTTAAATTTATATCAACCAATAATAGGAAGTTCTGCTACAGGATTATATTTAACCTTAATTCAAGAATTTGAGTTGCTCCAAAAAATCAATTCAATGCCGTTTACAATCGAACGCCTATTTAATTTGACGTCAACAACTGAAAAGCAATTTGAACGAAATCTTAAAAAATTGGAAGCTTTAAAATTAGTTAAAACTCTAATCGCAAAAACAACAGGGAATTGTAAGTTTAATATTTTAGCTCCGCTATCACCAAAAGATTTTTTTGCTAATGAAGTATTTAATAAAACGCTGAACAAAAAATTGGGTGAAGAAAATTATGAGGCAGCAAAGTTTATTTTCAAGGAGCGTTCTTCTAAACGCAATGACGAAGAGTTTGAAGAAGTATCAGTCGATTTTGCTGATATCTTTGAAGATGAGTTTAATACAATTGCTAATACAATTGCTAATACAACATTATTTACATCTCCAATTTCTAAGTCTAAAAATGTCAAGTTGTGTAAAAAACTACTAAACTTAGATAAAGTAGCAGAATTAATTTATCAAGAAAATATTGTAATGGATTTTGAAGATGAGTATATTTCTAATTTGCTAAGTACAGCTTTAGCGATACGTTCTTTCAATGAAACAGAAATAGCCGAAATGATCATTGCAAGCTATAGTTTTGAAAACCGTGAAATTAATGAAAAGATTTTTGAGATTGAAGTTCTAAAAGCTTTAAAAGCTTCAAAAAACCTGCGAAATATTACTTTGGGACTATCATCAGCAGAAATAAAAAAAGCTGAAGAAATGAGTTTTTATGATTGTGAAACCTATTATGAAATGTTAACAAATTCTCTTCCAAATTCAATAATTAAAAATGGAATTAGGGATATAATAAGTAAGTACAAATCAACAAGGGGAGTAGTTAATTGTTTAATGGAATTTTCATTTTTAAAAAATGAAGGTAAAGTTATTGTTAATTACATTTCCAAAATTGCAGAGACACTTTACCAAGAAAATTTAAATACGGCCCACCAAGTAATGGCGTTTCTAAAGGGAGCTAATAAAGGCGCAAAACGTACCAAAAAGTCTGAAATAGTTGTAAAAAGCACTAGTTTCCAAAGTTCAAAAGTAACTGATATGGAATTTGAAACGTTTGATTTTAAGCAATATGAAAATGATGAACTGACTGATAATGATATTTTAGTAATTGCCAATAATATGTAA
- a CDS encoding ATP-binding protein, which translates to MNNEITVFKKNTVIQELISLHQISDQMLVVNEPILDEFVSVFIQCEPGPLKKCRQTTKGYAKTLEFTNGRFYIKLKKCAHWLTENKNYEMKQHFIYLDYDLDGFDFTIPEYLLDVEKNADLFTKDEIEKRKIFLKDALTRLQKGYSKGLYLYGEPGIGKTTLIKVLANHAAFKNYSVSFANVGNLINSEKNSWSESNKKTKNNQFISKFKRTDILFLDDIGGESVSNWWRDDFLFTILNYRMEHKKITFFTSNFSMEELKENYVIKGDNSAVEKTKQNRFMERIRTLAVSFELKGNNHRRASEKTQ; encoded by the coding sequence ATGAATAATGAAATAACAGTTTTTAAAAAAAATACAGTTATTCAAGAATTGATTTCGTTGCACCAGATAAGCGATCAAATGTTGGTGGTAAATGAACCCATCTTAGATGAATTTGTTAGTGTTTTTATTCAATGCGAACCAGGTCCATTAAAGAAATGCCGTCAAACAACAAAAGGATATGCAAAAACTTTGGAATTCACAAATGGTCGATTTTATATCAAACTTAAAAAATGCGCTCATTGATTAACAGAGAATAAGAATTATGAAATGAAGCAACATTTTATTTATCTTGATTATGATTTGGATGGCTTTGATTTCACAATTCCAGAATATTTGCTGGATGTGGAAAAAAATGCTGATCTATTTACTAAAGATGAAATTGAAAAACGCAAAATTTTTTTAAAAGATGCATTGACCCGCTTGCAAAAAGGATATTCAAAAGGATTGTACCTATATGGGGAACCAGGTATTGGAAAAACAACATTAATAAAAGTTCTTGCCAATCACGCGGCATTTAAAAATTATAGTGTTTCATTTGCAAATGTTGGAAACCTTATTAATTCAGAAAAAAACTCCTGATCCGAAAGTAATAAAAAAACTAAAAACAATCAATTTATTTCAAAATTTAAAAGAACTGATATTTTATTTTTAGATGATATTGGAGGAGAGTCAGTTTCCAACTGATGAAGAGATGATTTTTTATTTACAATTTTAAATTATCGTATGGAACATAAAAAAATCACTTTCTTTACTTCAAATTTTTCAATGGAAGAATTAAAAGAAAATTATGTCATTAAAGGTGATAATTCAGCTGTTGAAAAAACTAAGCAAAATCGTTTTATGGAGCGAATTCGAACTTTAGCAGTTAGTTTTGAATTGAAGGGTAATAACCATAGAAGAGCTTCTGAAAAGACACAATAA
- the gap gene encoding type I glyceraldehyde-3-phosphate dehydrogenase encodes MAKKIAINGFGRIGRLTFRQLFDKGVEIVAINDLTDTKTLAYLLEFDSAQGKFHEGQIIAKEGAIVINGKEVKVFAERDASALPWGKLGIDLVIESTGFYTSKEKASAHITAGAKKVVISAPATGEMKTVVYGVNHKELTADDVIISGASCTTNCLAPMAKILDENFGIEKGLMTTVHAVTNDQKLLDLPHADLRRGRAAAWNIIPSTTGAAVAVSLVLPQLKGKLDGLALRVPTITGSITDLTVEFNKEVSVELINSTMKKAIESDADLKLAIKYCDQPIVSGDTIGSSFGSIFDATLTKVTTVNGKQMAKVFSWYDNESSYVSQLVRTTMYFMGL; translated from the coding sequence ATGGCAAAAAAAATTGCAATTAACGGATTCGGAAGAATCGGTCGTCTTACATTTAGACAATTATTTGATAAAGGTGTTGAAATTGTTGCTATTAACGATTTAACAGATACAAAAACTTTAGCATACTTATTAGAATTTGATTCAGCTCAAGGAAAATTCCATGAAGGACAAATTATTGCTAAAGAGGGAGCTATTGTTATTAATGGTAAAGAAGTAAAAGTTTTCGCAGAAAGAGATGCTAGTGCATTACCTTGAGGAAAACTAGGAATTGATTTAGTTATTGAATCAACTGGATTCTATACATCAAAAGAAAAAGCATCAGCACACATTACTGCAGGAGCTAAAAAAGTTGTTATTTCAGCACCAGCTACTGGAGAAATGAAAACTGTTGTTTACGGAGTTAACCATAAAGAATTAACTGCTGATGATGTAATTATTTCAGGAGCATCATGTACAACTAACTGTTTAGCACCAATGGCTAAAATTCTAGATGAAAACTTTGGAATTGAAAAAGGATTAATGACTACAGTTCATGCTGTAACAAATGATCAAAAATTATTAGATTTACCACACGCTGACTTACGTCGTGGACGTGCAGCAGCATGAAACATTATTCCATCAACTACAGGAGCAGCAGTAGCAGTTTCTTTAGTATTACCTCAATTAAAAGGAAAATTAGATGGTTTAGCATTACGTGTTCCTACAATTACAGGATCAATCACTGATTTAACAGTTGAATTCAATAAAGAAGTTTCAGTTGAATTAATTAACTCAACAATGAAAAAAGCTATTGAATCTGATGCTGATTTAAAATTAGCTATTAAATACTGTGATCAACCAATCGTTTCAGGTGATACAATCGGTTCATCATTTGGATCAATCTTTGATGCTACTTTAACAAAAGTTACTACAGTTAATGGAAAACAAATGGCTAAAGTATTCTCATGATATGACAATGAAAGTTCATATGTTTCTCAATTAGTTAGAACAACTATGTACTTCATGGGATTATAA
- a CDS encoding phosphoglycerate kinase, whose protein sequence is MNYNQKKTLNDIKVNGKTVLVRVDFNVPLKDGVITDDNRIQAALPTIKHLVKNGAKIVLFSHLSRIKSEEDKATKSLAPVAKRLAEVLEQTVKFVPQTRGIELETAIKSLQAGEVLLFENTRFEDVKDGEVVKAESKNAPELGKYWASLGDVFVNDAFGTAHRAHASNVGISENIEESALGFLVQSEIEMLGKGIDTPERPFVAILGGAKVSDKIGVIDHLLTKVDKILVGGGMTYTFMKALGHEIGSSLLEEDKVELAKTYLEKANGKIILPVDSACASTFADVEPTFCGLDVPAGLMGLDIGPKTIELFQKELAGAKTVVWNGPMGVSEFENFKAGTVAVCESAAKLENAFTLIGGGDSAAAAIKLGFRDDFSWISTGGGASLQYMEGKALPGIEAISNK, encoded by the coding sequence ATGAATTATAATCAAAAGAAAACTTTAAATGACATTAAAGTTAATGGTAAAACTGTTTTGGTGCGTGTTGATTTTAACGTGCCATTAAAAGATGGTGTAATTACTGATGACAACCGTATTCAAGCGGCATTACCAACAATTAAACACTTAGTTAAAAACGGGGCTAAAATTGTATTATTTTCCCATTTATCAAGAATTAAAAGTGAAGAAGATAAAGCTACTAAATCTTTAGCACCAGTGGCAAAAAGATTGGCAGAAGTTTTAGAGCAAACTGTTAAATTTGTGCCTCAAACAAGAGGGATTGAATTAGAAACAGCTATCAAGAGTTTGCAGGCGGGAGAAGTCTTATTATTTGAGAATACTCGTTTTGAAGATGTTAAAGATGGTGAAGTTGTTAAGGCTGAATCCAAAAATGCGCCAGAGTTGGGAAAATATTGAGCATCATTGGGAGATGTTTTCGTAAATGACGCATTTGGAACTGCTCATCGTGCACATGCATCAAATGTAGGAATTTCAGAAAATATTGAAGAATCAGCATTGGGATTTTTGGTTCAATCCGAAATTGAAATGTTGGGCAAAGGAATTGATACTCCTGAACGTCCATTTGTAGCGATTTTGGGTGGAGCAAAAGTTTCTGATAAAATCGGAGTTATTGATCACTTATTAACTAAAGTTGACAAAATTTTAGTTGGTGGTGGAATGACTTATACATTTATGAAAGCGTTAGGTCACGAAATTGGATCTTCTTTATTAGAAGAAGATAAAGTAGAATTAGCTAAGACATACTTGGAGAAAGCAAATGGAAAAATTATTTTACCAGTTGATTCAGCTTGTGCATCAACATTTGCTGATGTTGAGCCAACATTTTGTGGTTTAGATGTTCCTGCAGGTTTGATGGGGCTAGATATTGGGCCAAAAACTATTGAGTTGTTTCAAAAGGAATTAGCTGGAGCAAAAACAGTTGTTTGAAATGGACCAATGGGAGTTTCAGAATTTGAAAACTTTAAAGCTGGAACAGTTGCTGTTTGTGAATCAGCTGCTAAATTGGAAAATGCCTTTACATTAATTGGTGGTGGAGATTCTGCTGCTGCTGCGATTAAATTAGGATTTAGAGATGATTTTTCATGAATTTCAACTGGTGGAGGAGCATCACTACAATATATGGAAGGTAAAGCTTTACCAGGAATTGAAGCAATATCTAATAAGTAA
- a CDS encoding ribonuclease J: MEKNLKVTENKQSPAKPDEEEIKPFVFKQKEVKRQYATTQIPTKVFALGGLEEIGKNTYVVEYDNEIIIIDAGVKFPDATMLGVNAVIPDYSYLVENQKKIKALFITHGHEDHIGGIHYLLKQVDIPVIYAPELASALVRDRLKENKLTGKTVVKEYVADDIWKSSNLRVSFAALNHSIPDAFGILVETPNGNIFSTGDYKFDWTPLGHYTELNKLAAMGDKGIELLMADSTNAEVEGYTPSEKGIIENIDQLFLKAKGRIMITTFASNVHRIQHIIETANRYGRKIVILGRSIERIIKIIRQMGHLKISEKEFIKPNDIDKYPDNQIMVITTGSQGEPMAALSRIATGKHQSVNIKPGDTVIFSSSPIPGNRADVERLTNRLTRVGAVVIENSANNKIHSSGHASQEEQKLLFSLLRPNYFMPMHGEFRMLKKHVETAESVNLEPGHGFVMANGDVLELLNGHAKVEKRIEADAIYVDGKDMTGQASNVIRERDILSRDGLISVVVSIDSQTNKLLSQPKIISRGSFYVRDSGNVIGESINIVTNAVLEVLNSPKPTFGAIKQAIKQSLSPYIFKTKRRNPLIIPVILNKKPSDK, from the coding sequence ATGGAAAAAAACTTAAAAGTAACTGAAAATAAGCAATCACCAGCTAAACCTGATGAAGAAGAAATTAAGCCATTTGTTTTTAAACAAAAGGAAGTTAAACGTCAATATGCGACAACTCAAATTCCTACCAAAGTATTTGCGTTAGGTGGGTTAGAAGAAATTGGTAAAAACACATATGTTGTTGAATACGATAATGAGATTATTATTATCGATGCTGGAGTTAAATTTCCAGATGCAACAATGTTAGGAGTTAATGCAGTTATTCCTGATTACTCATATTTAGTAGAAAATCAAAAAAAAATTAAGGCTCTATTTATAACTCATGGTCATGAAGATCACATTGGGGGAATACACTATTTATTAAAACAAGTCGATATTCCTGTAATTTATGCGCCTGAATTAGCTTCGGCCTTAGTTCGTGATCGTTTAAAAGAAAATAAATTAACTGGCAAGACAGTCGTTAAAGAATATGTTGCTGATGATATTTGAAAATCAAGCAACTTGCGTGTAAGTTTTGCTGCTTTAAACCATTCAATTCCTGATGCTTTTGGAATTCTAGTTGAAACTCCTAATGGAAATATTTTTTCAACTGGAGATTACAAATTTGACTGAACACCATTAGGGCATTATACAGAATTAAATAAACTAGCAGCAATGGGTGATAAAGGAATTGAGCTTTTAATGGCAGATTCAACTAATGCTGAAGTTGAAGGTTATACTCCAAGTGAAAAGGGAATTATTGAAAACATTGATCAACTTTTTTTAAAGGCAAAAGGACGTATTATGATTACTACTTTTGCTTCAAATGTTCACCGTATTCAACATATTATTGAAACAGCTAATCGTTATGGCCGTAAAATTGTGATTTTGGGTCGTTCAATTGAGCGTATTATTAAAATAATTCGTCAAATGGGACACTTAAAAATTTCTGAAAAAGAATTTATCAAGCCAAATGACATTGATAAATATCCGGATAATCAAATCATGGTAATTACGACTGGTTCACAAGGAGAGCCAATGGCAGCCTTGTCAAGAATCGCTACAGGAAAGCATCAATCAGTAAATATTAAGCCTGGTGATACTGTTATCTTCTCATCATCACCAATTCCTGGTAACCGTGCTGATGTTGAGCGTTTAACTAACCGTTTAACTCGTGTTGGAGCAGTTGTTATTGAAAACTCAGCAAACAATAAGATTCACTCTTCAGGGCATGCTAGTCAAGAAGAACAAAAATTATTGTTTAGCTTATTGCGACCTAACTACTTTATGCCAATGCATGGAGAATTTAGAATGTTGAAAAAACATGTTGAAACTGCTGAATCTGTTAATTTGGAGCCAGGACATGGATTTGTTATGGCTAACGGTGATGTATTAGAATTGCTGAACGGACATGCTAAAGTCGAAAAACGTATAGAAGCTGATGCAATATATGTTGATGGTAAGGACATGACAGGTCAAGCTTCAAATGTAATTCGCGAACGTGATATTTTAAGTCGCGATGGTTTAATTTCTGTTGTCGTTTCAATTGATTCACAAACTAATAAATTATTAAGTCAACCAAAAATTATTTCTCGTGGAAGTTTTTATGTTCGTGATTCAGGAAATGTTATTGGTGAATCAATTAACATTGTTACTAATGCTGTTTTGGAAGTTCTTAATTCTCCAAAGCCAACTTTTGGGGCAATCAAACAAGCAATCAAACAATCTTTATCGCCATATATTTTTAAAACTAAACGTCGTAATCCATTGATTATTCCCGTTATTTTAAATAAAAAACCAAGTGATAAATAA
- the nrdF gene encoding class 1b ribonucleoside-diphosphate reductase subunit beta — protein MSNNNKYYQESVSPLEYALNGFNSKLRSVNWNFINDEKDLEVWTRVTQNFWLPEKIPVSNDIVSWKTLTPEWQQLVTRTFTGLTLLDTIQATVGDTAQINNALTDHEQVIYTNFAFMVGVHARSYGTIFSTLCSSEQIEEAHEWVIETESLQARARALIPYYVGTDPLKSKVAAAMMPGFLLYGGFYLPFYLSARGKMPNTSDIIRLILRDKVIHNYYSGYKYQRKVEKLSPEKQAEMKTFVFDLLFELIDLEKNYLTELYADFGLAEDAIKFSVYNAGKFLQNLGYDSPFTEEETRIKPEIFTQLSARADENHDFFSGNGSSYVMGLSEETEDEDWEF, from the coding sequence ATGTCAAATAATAACAAATACTACCAAGAATCGGTATCACCATTAGAGTATGCTCTAAATGGCTTTAATAGCAAATTACGTTCTGTCAATTGAAATTTTATTAATGATGAAAAAGATTTAGAAGTTTGAACTAGGGTTACTCAAAACTTCTGACTCCCAGAAAAGATTCCGGTTTCAAATGACATTGTGTCATGAAAAACACTAACTCCTGAATGACAACAACTAGTTACCAGAACTTTCACTGGATTAACTTTATTAGACACTATTCAGGCAACTGTTGGAGATACAGCTCAAATTAATAATGCATTAACAGATCATGAGCAAGTTATTTATACCAACTTCGCATTTATGGTTGGTGTACATGCACGTTCATACGGAACAATATTTTCAACTCTATGTTCAAGCGAACAAATAGAAGAAGCCCACGAATGAGTAATTGAGACTGAAAGTTTACAAGCTCGTGCTCGTGCCTTAATTCCATACTATGTTGGGACTGACCCTTTAAAATCGAAAGTGGCCGCTGCAATGATGCCAGGATTTTTACTATATGGAGGATTCTATTTACCATTTTATTTATCTGCTCGTGGGAAAATGCCAAATACTTCTGATATTATTCGTCTAATATTAAGAGATAAAGTTATTCATAACTACTATAGTGGTTATAAGTATCAACGCAAGGTAGAAAAACTATCACCTGAAAAGCAGGCAGAGATGAAAACCTTTGTTTTTGATCTATTGTTTGAGCTAATTGATTTGGAGAAAAATTATTTGACAGAGCTATATGCTGATTTTGGACTTGCTGAAGATGCAATTAAATTTAGCGTTTACAATGCAGGTAAATTTTTACAAAATCTAGGATATGATTCACCATTTACAGAAGAAGAAACACGTATAAAACCTGAAATTTTTACTCAATTATCAGCTAGAGCTGATGAAAATCATGATTTCTTTTCAGGTAATGGTTCTTCATATGTTATGGGGTTGTCTGAAGAGACTGAAGACGAAGATTGAGAGTTTTAA